The Haloplanus salinarum genome includes a region encoding these proteins:
- a CDS encoding adenylyltransferase/cytidyltransferase family protein, translated as MTVVVAQGTFDILHPGHVHYLSDAAAMGDRLHVIVARGENVTHKPKPILSDGQRRRMVDALDVVDEAHLGHPEDIFVPIERIDPDVIVLGYDQHHDEERLQSALRDRGIDCRVERASARDAPGEELSSTGRIVDRIVERRC; from the coding sequence ATGACCGTCGTCGTCGCCCAGGGAACGTTCGACATCCTCCACCCGGGCCACGTCCACTACCTCTCCGACGCCGCGGCGATGGGTGATCGACTCCACGTCATCGTCGCCCGCGGGGAGAACGTGACCCACAAGCCGAAACCGATCCTATCGGACGGACAGCGCCGACGGATGGTCGACGCACTCGACGTCGTCGACGAGGCCCACCTCGGCCATCCGGAGGACATCTTCGTCCCCATCGAACGGATCGACCCCGACGTCATCGTCCTCGGCTACGACCAGCACCACGACGAGGAGCGACTCCAGTCCGCCCTCCGGGACCGTGGCATCGACTGTCGGGTCGAGCGGGCGTCGGCGCGCGACGCGCCCGGGGAGGAACTGTCCTCGACGGGACGGATCGTCGACCGGATCGTCGAGCGTCGGTGTTAG
- a CDS encoding DHH family phosphoesterase, which yields MTAGNAGDSGTDTRGDSRPVVYDLAPDCTAEDVEVGEYYHAVVNGVVAYGIFVDVSDEVSGLVHESNLDGDFDVGDRLLVELDEVRDDGDVAFAEADLDDYRTVAVDHQPTITPVEDLSVGETVTVEGRIIQVKQTAGPTVFRCCDATGIVACTAFEEAGVRAHPDVELDDAVRISGAVEEHEGSPQIEVESLARLSGSAAERVHEAVDAGLSERAAPHDVEPLVEWDEFEKLRPGLESLARRLRRTVLEGRPIRVRHHADGDGMCASLPVQVALERFITAVHDDEDAPRHLIKRLPSKAPFYEMEDVTRDLNFALEGRERHGQKLPLLLMLDNGSTEEDVPAYENLAHYDVPIAVVDHHHPDPEAVEDLLDAHVNPYLHGEDYRITTGMMCVELARMIDPEMTDELRHVPAVAGLADRSKAETMDAFVDLAGEAGYDRTDLVRIGEALDYAAHWLRYSEGKILVSDVLNVDCDDERRHEELVDFLADRAERDIDRQLAALDPHVEHERMDNDAHLYRVDLDDFAYRFTYPAPGKTTGNLHDRKVEETGDPVITIGYGPDFAVLRSDGVRLDIPEMVAELDEEVVGGGVSGGGHLVVGSIKFVEGMRSEVIDALVDKMADAELDEALSSATTLDT from the coding sequence ATGACAGCTGGGAATGCCGGGGATTCCGGCACTGACACCCGGGGTGACTCCCGCCCCGTCGTCTACGATCTCGCACCCGACTGCACGGCCGAGGACGTGGAGGTGGGCGAGTACTACCACGCCGTCGTCAACGGCGTCGTCGCCTACGGGATCTTCGTCGACGTCTCGGACGAGGTGTCCGGGCTCGTCCACGAGTCGAACCTCGACGGCGACTTCGACGTCGGCGACCGCCTGCTCGTCGAACTCGACGAGGTCCGCGACGACGGCGACGTCGCCTTCGCGGAGGCCGACCTGGACGACTATCGCACCGTCGCGGTCGATCACCAGCCGACGATCACGCCCGTCGAGGACCTGTCGGTCGGCGAGACGGTCACCGTCGAGGGACGGATCATCCAGGTCAAACAGACCGCGGGGCCGACCGTCTTCCGTTGCTGTGACGCCACCGGCATCGTCGCCTGCACGGCCTTCGAGGAGGCGGGCGTCCGCGCTCACCCCGACGTGGAACTCGACGACGCCGTCCGTATCTCCGGCGCCGTCGAGGAACACGAGGGGAGCCCACAGATCGAGGTCGAATCGCTCGCTCGACTGAGCGGGTCGGCCGCCGAGCGGGTTCACGAGGCCGTCGACGCCGGCCTGTCAGAACGCGCCGCCCCCCACGATGTCGAGCCGCTGGTCGAGTGGGACGAGTTCGAGAAGCTCCGCCCCGGTCTCGAATCGCTCGCCAGACGACTCCGGCGGACCGTCCTCGAAGGGCGGCCGATCCGGGTCCGACACCACGCCGACGGCGACGGCATGTGCGCCTCGCTCCCGGTGCAGGTGGCGCTCGAACGCTTCATCACGGCCGTCCACGACGACGAGGACGCCCCGCGCCACCTCATCAAGCGCCTCCCGAGCAAGGCGCCGTTCTACGAGATGGAGGACGTGACCCGCGACCTCAACTTCGCGCTCGAAGGCCGCGAGCGCCACGGGCAGAAGCTCCCCCTCCTGCTCATGCTCGACAACGGCAGCACCGAGGAGGACGTCCCCGCCTACGAGAACCTCGCACATTACGACGTGCCCATCGCCGTCGTCGACCACCACCACCCCGACCCCGAGGCGGTCGAGGACCTGCTCGACGCCCACGTTAACCCGTACCTCCACGGCGAGGATTACCGCATCACCACGGGGATGATGTGTGTCGAACTCGCGCGGATGATCGACCCGGAGATGACCGACGAACTCCGGCACGTTCCCGCGGTGGCGGGGCTGGCCGACCGCTCGAAGGCCGAGACGATGGACGCCTTCGTCGACCTGGCCGGCGAGGCGGGCTACGACCGGACGGACCTCGTCCGCATCGGCGAGGCCCTCGACTACGCCGCCCACTGGCTCCGGTACAGCGAGGGCAAGATCCTCGTCAGCGACGTCTTGAACGTCGACTGTGACGACGAGCGCCGCCACGAGGAACTCGTCGACTTCCTCGCCGACCGGGCCGAGCGCGACATCGACCGCCAGTTGGCCGCGCTCGACCCGCACGTCGAACACGAACGGATGGACAACGACGCCCACCTGTACCGGGTCGACCTCGACGACTTCGCCTACCGGTTCACCTACCCCGCTCCGGGGAAGACCACCGGCAACCTCCACGACCGGAAGGTCGAGGAGACGGGCGACCCCGTCATCACCATCGGCTACGGCCCCGACTTCGCGGTGCTTCGCTCGGACGGCGTCCGCCTCGACATCCCCGAGATGGTGGCCGAACTCGACGAGGAAGTCGTCGGCGGCGGCGTCTCCGGCGGCGGCCACCTCGTCGTCGGCTCGATCAAGTTCGTGGAGGGAATGCGAAGCGAGGTGATCGACGCGCTCGTCGACAAGATGGCCGACGCGGAACTCGACGAGGCGCTATCGAGCGCGACGACGCTCGACACCTGA
- a CDS encoding ATP-binding protein, whose translation MDVPAWERRLVVHAPSLIVVLALAVAVVSVANFVADIERLGVGIGPVLALALCLSLSAGLLWLGRWLSTSDLPLADTWSVVRWCLGGMAAFVTLSSLTVAVRLLEGRAVGGAAFGVIVVGTGGGIGGGMVGIYYARAKRAAREADRRRDALVFLNSHLRHNVLNATQVIQGYTGLLGERTEGTEEYLDPIERRSDAIAALIEDVKRLSDVFAGEQEPEPMDVSTRVLRAVEDVRSAYPEATVETDVEPELYVLATDAVSAVFTNLLRNAIQHHDHSDPTVWVVAERGERTVRVSVADDGPGIRDDVKAHLFESAIESGEGRGIALVKTLLNHYGGDIEVRDNDPRGTEVVVELRRPPAR comes from the coding sequence ATGGACGTACCGGCGTGGGAACGGCGACTCGTCGTCCATGCGCCGTCGCTGATCGTCGTCCTCGCGCTCGCCGTCGCCGTCGTCTCGGTCGCCAACTTCGTCGCCGACATCGAGCGTCTCGGCGTCGGTATCGGCCCCGTCCTCGCGCTCGCGCTCTGTCTCTCGCTTTCGGCCGGCCTGCTCTGGCTGGGTCGCTGGCTGTCGACGTCCGATCTCCCCCTCGCCGACACCTGGTCGGTCGTTCGGTGGTGTCTCGGGGGGATGGCCGCGTTCGTCACCCTGTCCTCGCTGACGGTCGCCGTGCGCCTCCTGGAGGGACGGGCCGTCGGCGGGGCGGCGTTCGGCGTCATCGTCGTCGGCACGGGCGGCGGCATCGGCGGCGGGATGGTCGGCATCTACTACGCCCGGGCGAAGCGTGCGGCCCGCGAGGCCGACCGCCGCCGCGACGCGCTCGTCTTTCTGAACAGCCACCTCCGGCACAACGTGTTGAACGCGACCCAGGTCATCCAGGGGTACACCGGACTGCTCGGCGAGCGGACCGAGGGGACCGAGGAGTACCTCGATCCCATCGAGCGCCGGAGCGACGCCATCGCCGCGCTCATCGAGGACGTGAAGCGGCTGTCGGACGTGTTCGCCGGGGAGCAGGAGCCGGAGCCGATGGACGTCTCGACGCGGGTCCTGCGGGCCGTCGAGGACGTCCGCTCGGCGTATCCGGAGGCGACCGTCGAGACGGACGTCGAACCGGAGCTGTACGTGTTGGCGACCGACGCCGTCTCGGCGGTCTTTACGAACCTCCTCCGCAACGCGATCCAGCACCACGACCACTCTGACCCGACGGTGTGGGTAGTCGCCGAACGCGGGGAGCGCACCGTCCGCGTGTCCGTCGCCGACGACGGCCCGGGCATCCGCGACGACGTGAAGGCTCACCTCTTCGAGTCCGCCATCGAGTCCGGCGAGGGACGGGGAATCGCCCTCGTGAAGACGCTGTTGAACCACTACGGCGGCGACATCGAGGTGCGCGACAACGACCCCCGCGGGACCGAAGTCGTCGTCGAGTTGCGGCGCCCCCCGGCGCGCTGA
- a CDS encoding aldo/keto reductase — protein MRSLDDTCETFAVGGDHAVNRLGFGAMRITGEGVLGPPDDADEAGRVLDRAVELGVDFVDSADAYGPGTSERLLREAGMPAEALVATKGGLLRSPEGDWLRHGDPDYLRNAALCSRDRLGVETIDLYQYHAPDPDVPIEASMRALADLKDRGLIRHVGVSNVSLDQLERARDVVEVATVQNEYSVADRTHDDVLEVCEANDIGFVPYFPLGGGDLGAKADTLGAVADAHDATPRQVALAWLLARSPVILPIPGTSSVDHLEENVAAAGLDLTDDEMARLSA, from the coding sequence ATGCGATCGCTCGACGACACCTGTGAGACGTTCGCCGTCGGCGGCGACCACGCCGTCAACCGCCTCGGATTCGGCGCGATGCGCATCACCGGCGAGGGCGTCCTCGGCCCGCCAGACGACGCCGACGAGGCCGGCCGCGTCCTCGACCGGGCGGTCGAACTCGGCGTCGACTTCGTCGACAGCGCGGACGCGTACGGACCGGGAACCAGCGAACGCTTGCTCCGGGAGGCCGGGATGCCCGCGGAAGCCCTCGTCGCCACCAAGGGCGGCCTCCTCCGCTCGCCGGAGGGCGACTGGCTCCGCCACGGCGACCCCGACTACCTCCGGAACGCCGCACTCTGTAGCCGCGACCGACTCGGCGTCGAGACGATCGACCTGTACCAGTATCACGCGCCCGACCCCGACGTCCCCATCGAGGCGTCGATGCGGGCGCTCGCCGACCTCAAAGACCGCGGCCTGATCCGTCACGTCGGCGTCAGCAACGTCTCCCTCGACCAACTGGAGCGTGCACGGGACGTCGTCGAGGTAGCGACGGTACAAAACGAGTACAGCGTCGCCGACCGCACCCACGACGACGTCCTCGAAGTCTGCGAGGCGAACGACATCGGCTTCGTCCCCTACTTCCCGCTCGGGGGCGGCGACCTCGGGGCGAAAGCCGACACCCTCGGCGCGGTGGCCGACGCCCACGACGCGACGCCGCGACAGGTCGCGCTCGCGTGGCTGTTGGCGCGCTCGCCGGTGATCCTCCCCATTCCCGGCACGTCGAGCGTCGATCACTTGGAGGAGAACGTCGCCGCGGCCGGACTCGACCTCACCGACGACGAGATGGCGCGGCTGTCCGCCTAG
- a CDS encoding phospholipase D-like domain-containing protein: MPSTRSPGPTLVVAATLVLAAPTLVAAPAAATATDPPAFVAAVPNPVADGDAGEFVVVDVPRVAANWTLSDGETTVALPDDPAERPGTRFAVGDDPNATRRLAEAPVVGVDRLSLSNAGERLVLRRDGVAVATLDYRDAPEGERLVLGDDGRRWRPVGFEPREVRRHGTAAVRGFLLPDSPGVPVGTLRGAEDRLLLAGYTFTSDRVADALVAAAERGVKVRVLVDADPVGGRSVQGAAVLDELADAGIDVSVLGGPHARFEYHHPKYAVVDDRALVLSENWKPAGVGGRSSRGWGVVIDARSVANDLAGLFRSDAGGRDAVPWRRYRRGQTFEPGTPANGSYPSRIDPAATTGSVRVLTAPGNAEAAVVGVIDGADDRVDVIQPSVGRRDGPLLRATVRAAERGVRVRVLLSGAWYVAEENAALVDWLNGVAERRDLPLSARLAEPRGRYEKVHAKGVVADDVVVVGSLNWNANAVSDNREVAVAVRSDELATYFREAFAADWGQGTGRTAWILAAGALAALIVAVVVARKTIRFEERR; the protein is encoded by the coding sequence GTGCCCAGTACCCGTTCCCCCGGTCCGACGCTCGTGGTCGCGGCCACCCTCGTCCTCGCGGCGCCGACACTGGTCGCGGCGCCCGCGGCCGCGACGGCCACCGATCCGCCGGCCTTCGTCGCTGCCGTCCCCAACCCGGTCGCGGACGGCGACGCCGGCGAGTTCGTCGTCGTGGACGTCCCGCGGGTCGCCGCGAACTGGACGCTGAGCGACGGCGAGACGACCGTGGCGCTTCCGGACGATCCGGCCGAGCGCCCGGGAACGCGGTTCGCCGTGGGCGACGACCCGAACGCGACACGACGGCTGGCCGAGGCGCCGGTCGTCGGCGTCGACCGACTGTCGCTCTCGAACGCCGGCGAACGGCTCGTGCTCCGCCGCGACGGTGTCGCCGTCGCGACCCTCGACTACCGGGACGCCCCGGAGGGCGAACGACTCGTCCTCGGCGACGACGGCCGCCGGTGGCGTCCCGTCGGGTTCGAGCCACGCGAGGTCCGGCGCCACGGCACCGCGGCGGTCCGTGGCTTCCTCCTCCCGGACTCGCCCGGGGTGCCCGTCGGGACGCTCCGTGGCGCCGAGGACCGACTGCTGCTCGCGGGCTATACGTTCACCAGCGACCGAGTCGCCGACGCGCTCGTCGCCGCCGCCGAGCGCGGGGTCAAGGTCCGCGTCCTCGTCGACGCCGATCCGGTGGGCGGCCGCTCCGTGCAGGGGGCCGCGGTCCTCGACGAACTCGCCGACGCGGGGATCGACGTGTCGGTCCTCGGCGGCCCGCACGCCCGCTTCGAGTACCACCACCCGAAGTACGCCGTCGTCGACGACCGGGCGCTCGTGCTGTCGGAGAACTGGAAACCGGCGGGCGTCGGCGGTCGGAGCAGTCGGGGATGGGGCGTCGTCATCGACGCCCGGTCGGTCGCGAACGACCTCGCCGGGCTCTTTCGGAGCGACGCCGGCGGGCGGGACGCCGTTCCTTGGCGCCGATACCGGCGGGGGCAGACGTTCGAACCGGGGACGCCGGCGAACGGGAGCTACCCGTCGCGGATCGATCCGGCGGCGACGACCGGGAGCGTTCGCGTCCTCACCGCGCCGGGGAACGCCGAGGCGGCCGTCGTGGGGGTGATCGACGGCGCCGACGACCGGGTGGACGTGATCCAGCCGAGTGTCGGCCGTCGCGACGGGCCGCTCCTCCGGGCGACGGTTCGGGCCGCCGAGCGCGGCGTCCGGGTTCGCGTCCTGCTCTCCGGGGCGTGGTACGTCGCGGAGGAGAACGCCGCCCTCGTCGACTGGCTGAACGGGGTGGCCGAGCGGCGCGACCTGCCGCTCTCGGCGCGCCTCGCCGAGCCACGGGGTCGATACGAGAAGGTTCACGCCAAAGGCGTCGTCGCGGACGACGTCGTGGTCGTCGGGAGCCTGAACTGGAACGCGAACGCCGTATCCGACAACCGCGAGGTGGCAGTCGCCGTCCGGAGCGACGAGCTGGCGACGTACTTCCGGGAGGCCTTCGCCGCCGACTGGGGGCAGGGCACGGGGCGGACGGCGTGGATCCTCGCGGCCGGCGCGCTCGCGGCGCTGATCGTCGCCGTCGTCGTCGCGAGGAAGACGATCCGATTCGAGGAGAGGCGGTAG
- the coxB gene encoding cytochrome c oxidase subunit II: protein MKRSRLLLVSLLSAVALALAADPVAAQSSVSAELINNLNNKLLLIAVPITLLVEGILIYTVYRFKNADEASPTEENRRLEITWTVATAIILLFVGVASYGVLANENVTFEGGEDEVAPDEGDVLVNMEGFQWGWRASYPQEDVSLASTAPTIVVPVGQDIYFNVTSSDVLHAFHVPEMGLKQDAMPGQSNVIKTRTLETGTYQGYCAEFCGVAHSQMYFEIKVVSQDEYQQFLEEQQGDSASDLEPEGTDDVVRAHDEAAAQAPAVA, encoded by the coding sequence ATGAAACGGTCGCGCCTCCTGCTGGTGTCGCTGCTGTCGGCGGTCGCTCTCGCCCTCGCCGCCGATCCAGTCGCGGCCCAGAGTTCGGTGTCCGCAGAACTCATCAACAACCTGAACAACAAGCTGTTGCTGATCGCCGTCCCCATCACGCTCCTGGTGGAGGGCATCCTGATCTACACCGTCTACCGGTTCAAGAACGCCGACGAGGCGTCGCCGACCGAGGAGAACCGTCGACTGGAGATCACCTGGACCGTCGCCACGGCCATCATCCTGCTTTTCGTCGGCGTCGCCTCCTACGGCGTCCTCGCCAACGAGAACGTCACCTTCGAGGGCGGCGAGGACGAGGTCGCCCCCGACGAGGGCGACGTCCTCGTCAACATGGAGGGCTTCCAGTGGGGCTGGCGTGCGAGCTATCCCCAGGAGGACGTCTCGCTTGCCAGTACGGCGCCCACCATCGTGGTCCCAGTCGGGCAGGACATCTACTTCAACGTCACCTCGAGTGACGTGTTACACGCCTTCCACGTTCCCGAGATGGGGCTGAAACAGGACGCCATGCCCGGGCAGTCCAACGTCATCAAGACCAGGACGCTGGAGACGGGCACCTACCAGGGCTACTGCGCCGAGTTCTGTGGTGTCGCCCACTCACAGATGTACTTCGAGATCAAGGTCGTCTCCCAGGACGAGTACCAGCAGTTCCTCGAGGAACAGCAGGGCGACTCCGCTAGCGACCTCGAACCCGAGGGGACCGACGACGTCGTCCGCGCACACGACGAGGCGGCCGCCCAGGCACCCGCCGTCGCGTAA